The window AGATCGGCGATCTGCGCGTCCAGTCCGTCGACGATCGCGGTGTTCTGCTTGACGGCGGTCAGCGCCTGCTGCTTCGCCTCGCGGTGCTCGAACCGCTTCTTCGTGAAGAGCACGATCGACGTGAGCAACGCCGCGCCCGCCACCGTCCAGCCGATCGGGCCGGCGAGCGCCAGGAGTGCCGTCCCCGCGGCGGTTCCACCGCCGCCGACCGCAACCGCTCCACCGCCGAGCCAGGCCAGCGCGGCGTTGGTGGCGGCAGCGCCCGAGAGCGTCGAGATCGCGGTGCCCGTCGACGCTGCGCCGAAGGTCGTCGCGACCCAGATCGCAGCGCTCGGGGCCATGCTCGCGACCGCCGCTCCCGCCGAGAGCCCGGCGCCGGCACCCGCTGCGGATGCCCGCGCGGCCTCGAGGTCCATCCGTGCGAACTCCTCCGCATCGAGGAACGCGGCCCGGTGCAGGTCCACCACCTCGAACGCGGTCGCGAAGGACTTCGGGGTGTTGGCGATGCTGTTCACGAGCAACTCGACGAGTTCGAGCAGGTCTGCCGAGCGCTCACGTTGTCGGAGGAGCGACAAGCCCTTGTCGTTCATCGCCGTGAACGCGCCGTTGTACGCGACGACTGCTTCTTCGTACGAGAGTGGATCGTCCGCCGTCAGCTTCTCGACAACGTGCACGGTGGCGTCCCGGAGATCGGTCGCCTGGTCGACGATGTGTGCCGAGGCGCCGCGGGCGACCTTCCCGACGTCGTCGAGCGACTTCGCCAAGGTGTCCCGGACCTTCTTCGGGTTGAACGGTTCGACCAACGCGCCTCTCCTGGATCGCTCGACTTCGACGTGCACGGGAACGCTCAGCGGCTGCGCGGGGCACCGCTCCGGACGCCCACCCACAGACCATCTCGTGCTCGTGTCATCCCAACGTAGAGCTCCCGGCGGCCTCGCTCCCGCCGCTCTCGTTCGGTCTCGGTCGGCTCGGCCGGGGCAGCATCGAGCAGCCGGGGATCGACGTGCGCGAGCAGCACCTGTTTGAACTCGAGGCCCTTCGCACGTTTGACGGTCCCCACACGGACCGCGTCCGAGCTTCGACCCGCGTACTGCTGCAGTGAGACGGTCGGCACACCGGCTCGCCCAAGAACCTCCAAGACGTCGTCCGCCTGTCGGTTCGTCGCCGTGAGGATGCCGACGTCCCCGTGACCCGTCCCGACAAACCGAAGAACCTCGGTCAGCCGGTCGAGCATCGCGCGGTCGTGGTCCGCGCGGCTCGCGAAGCGCGTCACGGTCGGAGCAGCACCGGAGCGCGAGACGTCGGACACCGCGTCACCGACCCCGTCGACGCCCTCGATGTCCACGAACTGGTCGTCCGCCACCATCTCCTTCGCGAACTCGAGGATCTCAGCGGTGTTCCGATGGTTGACGTCGAGCACCACGCCGCGACCCGACAGGTTGATGCCCACCTCGCCGAGCGTGTACCCGCCGGGGTAGATGGTCTGCTGGCCGTCACCGATGAGTGTCAGTCCGTCGGTACGGTCACCGACGAGCTGGTGCACCAGCGCGACCATCGCGCAGGACAGGTCCTGCGCCTCGTCGACGATGACCGCGTCGTACCGCTCGAGCGGCACCGCGCGGACCGCGTCGCGAGCGAGGAGGACGATGTCCTCCCAGTCGTGCGCCCGGCGCTCGCGCAGCCCGCGCGCGTACGCCTCGTACAGGTCCCAAACGGCTTGCCGCGTCTCCAGCGGGAGCGCGTGCTTGCGCCCGATGCGAGCCAGGTCCGCGTACTCGTCGAACCGCGACAGGCCGTGGCCCTTGATGACGTGCTTGATCTCGTCTTCCCAGTACGAGCGTGAGAATCGCGACGACCGCAATGGACTGGAGGCGCGGATTGCGTTCCACGCGTCGTCGAACGCGAGCTGGGCCTCCCGTCCAGGAGCGCGGAACGCGATCCCGCGTTCCTTCAGCAGGCGCGTGGCGAACGCGTGGACGCCCATGAAGTCGACGCGGCCGACCATGTCGGGCGCGAGGCGTTCGAGGAGTGATTCGAGGACCTTCGGCAGGGTGCTGATGTACGTCGTGAAGAGCACGCGGCCGCCGGTCGCGCGTGCGAGGTACGCGGCGCGGTGCAGGCCGACGACGGTCTTGCCGGTACCTGCAGCGCCGCGGATGCGTGCCGGGCCGTTGAAGCTGCGGCGGACGAGCTTGGCCTGTGCCGGATCGAGGAATGCCATCCAGTCCTCGATCGGCGCTTCCAGCACCCCGTCGAGCAGTTGTTCCGTCAGCTCGTCGTCCGCGGTATCGATCGTCGGGACGAGTACGTCGGGTTCGCGGGGGAGTACCGGTGCCGGGACGACGACCTGTGGCGGTGTTGCTCCGCCGTCGCCGATCACGGGGAAGTGGTGCAGCATCGCGGCGAGGACCTCGTCGACGCGGGATGCCGACAGTCGGGCTCCGCGCTTCGTGATGTGCCCGACGAGGTCGTGCGCGCCGATGACGTCGACCGAGGCGACGCGGGCGTGCATCTTCTTCTGGCCGGCGAGTGCGGCGACCGCGTGGACCTCGCCGGGTGCGAGTCCCGTGTCCGCCAGTGCTGCCTCGGTGCTGTACGCGAGGTCGGCGAGGCGGGCGATGTCGTCGGTGACG of the Curtobacterium sp. TC1 genome contains:
- a CDS encoding nuclease-related domain-containing DEAD/DEAH box helicase; protein product: MVQHHSSRGRRAAPRTRGAPRDHHDDGPSETARILAPLTGIGYHLLADRRWPGSRTAQVDMVVVGRAGVFIVDTKAWREVAVHGDRITRGQEDVTDDIARLADLAYSTEAALADTGLAPGEVHAVAALAGQKKMHARVASVDVIGAHDLVGHITKRGARLSASRVDEVLAAMLHHFPVIGDGGATPPQVVVPAPVLPREPDVLVPTIDTADDELTEQLLDGVLEAPIEDWMAFLDPAQAKLVRRSFNGPARIRGAAGTGKTVVGLHRAAYLARATGGRVLFTTYISTLPKVLESLLERLAPDMVGRVDFMGVHAFATRLLKERGIAFRAPGREAQLAFDDAWNAIRASSPLRSSRFSRSYWEDEIKHVIKGHGLSRFDEYADLARIGRKHALPLETRQAVWDLYEAYARGLRERRAHDWEDIVLLARDAVRAVPLERYDAVIVDEAQDLSCAMVALVHQLVGDRTDGLTLIGDGQQTIYPGGYTLGEVGINLSGRGVVLDVNHRNTAEILEFAKEMVADDQFVDIEGVDGVGDAVSDVSRSGAAPTVTRFASRADHDRAMLDRLTEVLRFVGTGHGDVGILTATNRQADDVLEVLGRAGVPTVSLQQYAGRSSDAVRVGTVKRAKGLEFKQVLLAHVDPRLLDAAPAEPTETERERRERGRRELYVGMTRARDGLWVGVRSGAPRSR